The following proteins come from a genomic window of Paenibacillus spongiae:
- a CDS encoding aminopeptidase, giving the protein MAALDQQLERYAELIVKVGVNVQKHQEVFITASIETAPLARLVAGKAYEAGAKNVHVDWVDEALSRLKYEKAEDEVFTVFPEWETAKRNGFVERGAAFISIVSSSPDLLKGIDSQRIGSYQKASGQGLREFRRAIQSDKVSWTVVAASSKAWAAKVFPDVSEDEAVSKLWGAIFDSVRLHAPDPVQAWKEHNANLHSKVDILNERHYRKLHYRAPGTDLTIELHDKHLWVGASSVNVDGTSFMANMPTEEVFSVPLKEGVNGYVSSTKPLSYGGNIIDRFKITFENGRIVKTEAEEGGAILQQLVDTDEGSHYLGEIALVPHESPISQSGVLFYNTLFDENASNHLAIGSGYAFNVEGGKTMSPEELEQHGVNSSITHVDFMIGSADMDIDGIRPDGTVEPIFRKGNWAF; this is encoded by the coding sequence ATGGCAGCATTAGACCAACAATTAGAACGTTATGCGGAGTTGATCGTAAAAGTCGGCGTTAACGTGCAAAAGCATCAAGAGGTGTTTATTACCGCTTCCATCGAAACCGCACCCCTTGCGCGGCTGGTCGCTGGCAAAGCCTACGAGGCCGGCGCGAAGAACGTGCATGTGGATTGGGTGGATGAAGCATTGTCGCGTTTGAAATATGAGAAGGCCGAGGATGAAGTGTTTACCGTCTTCCCGGAATGGGAAACCGCCAAACGGAACGGATTTGTCGAGCGCGGCGCAGCTTTCATCTCCATCGTATCGTCAAGCCCCGACCTGCTGAAGGGAATCGATTCCCAGCGGATCGGCAGCTATCAGAAGGCATCCGGTCAAGGGCTTCGCGAATTCCGCCGGGCCATTCAATCCGATAAAGTGAGCTGGACCGTCGTCGCAGCCTCGTCGAAAGCATGGGCGGCAAAAGTATTCCCCGATGTTTCGGAAGACGAAGCGGTCAGCAAGCTGTGGGGAGCGATATTCGATTCCGTCCGGCTTCATGCCCCTGACCCGGTTCAGGCTTGGAAGGAACACAATGCGAATCTACATAGCAAGGTCGATATTCTCAATGAGCGTCATTACCGGAAGCTGCATTATCGTGCGCCGGGAACCGATTTGACGATCGAGCTTCACGATAAGCATCTATGGGTCGGAGCCAGCAGCGTCAACGTGGATGGCACCTCGTTCATGGCAAACATGCCGACGGAGGAAGTATTCTCCGTACCGCTCAAGGAAGGCGTGAACGGCTATGTATCCAGCACCAAGCCGCTTAGCTATGGCGGCAATATCATCGACAGGTTTAAAATCACGTTTGAGAACGGCCGCATCGTAAAGACGGAAGCCGAGGAAGGCGGAGCAATTCTTCAGCAGCTCGTCGACACCGACGAAGGCTCCCACTATCTGGGCGAAATCGCCCTGGTTCCGCACGAATCCCCGATTTCGCAATCGGGCGTTCTGTTCTATAATACGCTGTTCGACGAGAATGCCTCCAATCACCTTGCCATCGGCAGCGGTTATGCCTTCAACGTGGAAGGTGGCAAAACGATGAGCCCCGAGGAGCTTGAACAGCATGGCGTGAACAGCAGTATCACGCATGTCGACTTCATGATCGGCTCCGCCGATATGGATATCGACGGCATCCGTCCGGACGGGACGGTCGAGCCCATATTCCGCAAAGGCAATTGGGCGTTCTAA
- a CDS encoding VOC family protein — protein MTSPIRNEVGGVFIPVKDVERAREWYCRLLGIPADCEIMFGHLCPLQMQGVGLILDTMPMWGGDRPGGAPHISTPVCMLLTNDLDASYAYAQEQGMELVSAIEHNHWFVLKDPDGNLIMICRE, from the coding sequence ATGACAAGTCCAATTCGTAACGAAGTAGGCGGCGTATTTATTCCGGTCAAGGATGTGGAGCGGGCGCGGGAGTGGTATTGCAGGCTGCTCGGCATACCGGCCGATTGCGAGATCATGTTCGGCCACCTCTGCCCGCTGCAGATGCAGGGTGTCGGTTTGATTCTGGACACGATGCCGATGTGGGGCGGGGATCGGCCTGGAGGTGCCCCGCACATCTCGACGCCGGTCTGCATGCTGCTTACGAATGATCTTGACGCTTCGTATGCTTATGCTCAAGAGCAAGGGATGGAGCTCGTTTCGGCAATCGAGCATAATCATTGGTTCGTCCTGAAGGATCCGGACGGAAATCTGATTATGATTTGCCGGGAATAA
- a CDS encoding type I phosphomannose isomerase catalytic subunit, translated as MKERVWGGRALEQFGLELPDGVIGEGWMIGDHPNGTTTVMNGELAGLGLDEIREKYGREFFGTKGFSERNGRFPLLIKLLDCNDDLSVQVHPSDSYSRLPEGELGKTEMWYILDAKPGATILYGLNENVDRDTLASAIEEGRIMDCLQEVPVEAGDAFYIPAGTVHALRAGVVVAEIQQNSDTTYRLYDYNRPGLDGKLRELHIEDSLNVIAYEGSGATRMKTDAIGSNEWLQIAQSPYFIVEKGIVSAPWQLSTTEESFVILVVAGGTGTLSWASGKMNVKAGECFLLPANLGGYELDGSMTVLRSVTP; from the coding sequence ATGAAAGAACGGGTTTGGGGGGGCCGTGCCTTGGAGCAATTCGGTCTCGAACTGCCGGACGGCGTTATCGGCGAAGGCTGGATGATCGGTGACCACCCGAACGGAACGACAACCGTCATGAACGGCGAGCTTGCCGGGCTCGGACTGGATGAAATCCGGGAAAAATACGGGCGCGAGTTTTTCGGCACGAAGGGCTTCTCCGAACGGAACGGCCGCTTTCCGTTATTGATCAAACTGCTGGACTGCAATGACGATCTTTCGGTTCAGGTTCATCCTTCCGACTCGTACAGCAGACTTCCCGAAGGAGAGCTCGGAAAGACGGAGATGTGGTATATCCTCGACGCGAAGCCTGGCGCAACCATTCTATACGGCCTTAATGAGAATGTAGACCGCGATACGCTTGCTTCGGCGATCGAGGAAGGCCGCATCATGGATTGCCTGCAGGAGGTTCCCGTTGAAGCCGGCGATGCCTTCTACATCCCGGCCGGCACCGTACATGCCCTTCGCGCCGGTGTTGTTGTCGCCGAAATCCAGCAGAACTCCGACACCACTTACCGCTTGTACGATTATAACCGTCCCGGTCTGGACGGCAAGCTTCGCGAGCTCCACATCGAGGATTCTCTGAACGTGATTGCTTACGAAGGCTCCGGCGCCACCCGCATGAAAACGGATGCGATCGGCTCGAACGAGTGGCTGCAAATTGCTCAGTCCCCTTACTTTATCGTCGAGAAAGGGATCGTAAGCGCACCTTGGCAGCTATCGACAACGGAAGAGAGCTTCGTTATTCTCGTCGTGGCTGGAGGAACAGGTACGCTGAGCTGGGCCAGCGGCAAGATGAACGTAAAGGCCGGCGAATGCTTCCTGCTTCCGGCTAACCTGGGCGGCTATGAGCTGGACGGCAGCATGACCGTTCTGCGGAGCGTAACCCCATAA
- a CDS encoding B12-binding domain-containing radical SAM protein has translation MKVVLATLNAKYIHTSLALRCLKAYSGDEFDMDIAEYTIKDPAMNIVSDLFARDPDVVGFSCYIWNIEETITVIDMLRKIKPSVRIVLGGPEVSYDMDFWMERLPEVDFIVVGEGEETFHHLLTELRDTNKYHMVFGLTYRKRHPDGREEILINPPRPKLDLAQLPSPHRFAEDVPSLANRVVYFETSRGCPFSCQFCLSSIESGVRYFDIERTKADILYLIDSGAKLIKFVDRTFNIKKDYALEMFRFLIENHRGCVFQFEITGDIMPPDVLDYLAEHAPPGIFRFEIGVQSTNDLTNEAVQRRQNFVKLSRTVTKAKESGKIDQHLDLIAGLPHEDYDTFRNTFNEVFALRPEEMQLGFLKMLRGTGMRRDAEKHGYVYMERAPYEILGNNLLPFGDIVRIKRVEDVLEKYWNAHRMDHVLLYLVERAFPSPFDFFQRFGDFWEGRGWQKIGHQLEDLFARLWSFLEATTEDAAASGTSLTWRPDVVLGLMKLDYFLNHKYKPRKVWWDFTMDKPVLNGWMQRLADRPELVSGAFASLALGEKELHKHSVIERMPFDLETYLRTGEIVDAETLLIVVFNSGGREEGAPPKAFTLLQDRAATI, from the coding sequence ATGAAAGTCGTACTGGCGACCTTAAACGCCAAATATATTCACACCTCTCTCGCGCTGCGCTGTCTGAAGGCATACAGCGGGGACGAGTTTGACATGGACATAGCGGAATACACGATTAAAGATCCGGCAATGAACATCGTCTCGGATCTGTTTGCCCGCGATCCGGACGTGGTTGGCTTCTCCTGCTATATCTGGAACATCGAAGAGACGATAACCGTGATCGATATGCTGCGAAAAATCAAGCCATCCGTACGAATCGTGCTCGGCGGACCGGAAGTAAGCTACGATATGGATTTTTGGATGGAGCGGCTTCCGGAGGTCGACTTTATCGTTGTCGGCGAAGGCGAGGAGACTTTCCACCATCTGCTCACCGAGCTTCGCGATACGAATAAATACCATATGGTCTTCGGCCTGACTTACCGCAAGCGGCATCCCGACGGCAGGGAGGAGATCCTCATCAATCCGCCGCGGCCCAAGCTTGATCTGGCCCAGCTTCCTTCGCCGCACCGGTTCGCCGAGGATGTGCCCAGTCTTGCCAATCGGGTCGTCTATTTTGAGACAAGCAGGGGCTGCCCGTTCAGCTGCCAGTTTTGTTTATCCAGCATTGAAAGCGGGGTCCGCTATTTCGATATCGAACGGACGAAGGCGGATATTCTGTACCTGATCGATTCCGGCGCGAAGTTAATCAAGTTTGTGGACCGGACGTTCAACATCAAGAAGGACTATGCGCTTGAGATGTTCCGGTTTCTCATCGAGAATCATCGCGGATGCGTGTTTCAGTTCGAAATTACGGGCGATATTATGCCGCCGGATGTGCTCGATTATTTGGCCGAGCATGCGCCGCCGGGCATCTTCCGGTTCGAGATCGGCGTGCAATCCACGAACGATCTGACGAATGAAGCGGTTCAGCGCAGGCAGAACTTTGTGAAGCTGTCCCGGACCGTGACGAAAGCCAAGGAGAGCGGCAAGATCGATCAGCATCTCGATCTGATCGCCGGCCTGCCGCATGAAGATTACGATACGTTCCGTAACACCTTCAACGAAGTGTTCGCGCTCCGTCCCGAGGAGATGCAGCTCGGCTTCCTGAAGATGCTGCGCGGAACAGGCATGCGGAGAGACGCCGAGAAGCACGGGTATGTATATATGGAACGGGCGCCTTACGAAATTCTCGGCAACAATCTGCTGCCTTTCGGCGATATTGTCAGAATCAAGCGGGTAGAGGACGTGCTGGAGAAATATTGGAATGCCCACCGGATGGACCATGTGCTTCTCTATCTCGTAGAGCGCGCGTTCCCTTCGCCGTTCGATTTCTTCCAGCGCTTCGGCGATTTCTGGGAAGGCAGGGGCTGGCAGAAGATCGGTCACCAGCTGGAGGATCTATTCGCGAGACTCTGGTCCTTCCTGGAGGCTACGACCGAGGATGCCGCTGCCTCCGGCACTTCGCTTACGTGGCGGCCGGATGTCGTGCTGGGCTTGATGAAGCTGGACTACTTCCTGAACCATAAGTATAAGCCGCGCAAGGTGTGGTGGGACTTCACGATGGACAAGCCCGTCTTGAACGGTTGGATGCAGCGTCTTGCGGATCGTCCGGAGCTTGTTTCCGGGGCCTTCGCCTCTCTGGCGCTTGGGGAGAAGGAGCTGCACAAGCACTCGGTCATCGAACGTATGCCGTTCGATCTGGAGACGTATTTGAGGACAGGCGAGATTGTGGATGCGGAAACGCTGTTAATCGTCGTATTTAATAGCGGAGGCCGCGAGGAAGGAGCGCCTCCGAAGGCGTTCACGCTGCTGCAGGACAGAGCGGCGACAATATAA
- a CDS encoding class I SAM-dependent methyltransferase: MGFLSVISMAHKLVAERVTAGDIVIDATCGNGVDTQFLAELVGPRGTVYGFDVQEQALLRTRERLNPLEAAGRLPRMNLLLDSHASMKEHIAEAEHGNIAAAMFNFGYLPGADPRVITQVESSLAALRAAVPALRSGGILTAVLYPGHEGGGSEASAVEAWAAALAPAEGQTLLYRMAQKPSAPYLIAIEKRSAMR, translated from the coding sequence ATGGGCTTTCTATCCGTGATTAGCATGGCCCACAAGCTGGTGGCGGAGCGGGTAACAGCCGGCGATATTGTCATTGACGCTACGTGCGGCAACGGAGTGGATACGCAATTCTTGGCCGAACTGGTCGGCCCGCGGGGGACCGTCTACGGATTCGATGTGCAGGAACAGGCCCTACTCCGTACGCGTGAGCGGTTGAACCCGTTGGAAGCGGCTGGAAGGCTCCCCCGTATGAATCTTCTGCTGGACAGCCACGCTTCCATGAAGGAGCATATTGCGGAAGCCGAGCATGGGAATATCGCTGCGGCGATGTTCAACTTCGGTTACTTGCCCGGGGCAGATCCTCGCGTAATTACACAGGTCGAGTCCTCGCTCGCCGCGCTCCGGGCGGCTGTTCCTGCCTTGCGTTCAGGCGGCATTCTGACAGCCGTCCTCTACCCCGGGCATGAGGGGGGCGGCTCTGAAGCCTCCGCAGTCGAGGCATGGGCTGCGGCGCTTGCGCCGGCAGAAGGACAAACACTGCTCTACCGGATGGCGCAGAAGCCCTCTGCACCATACCTCATTGCCATCGAGAAGCGATCGGCCATGCGCTGA
- a CDS encoding TrkH family potassium uptake protein — MLYILTTFLAAVLLRLPIFHKPGVSLTFIDALFTAASSVSVTGLSVITVHEVFNNAGLILLTVLFQIGGIGIMTLSTLFWLLFGQRIGLEQRKVIATDHNRPGLAGLVQLMRSILMIAVIIELIGTVLLGTYTWMAGYHEHWYTAYFNSFFTSVSAFTNAGFFLQSDSMISYAGDYIYQLIVMLLIISGAIGFPVLLELKRRLVNRKQRQHFSLFTKITTLTFGVLIVAGAILFYVFEQGGFLQDKSWHESFFYSLFHSVSSRSGGLSTMDVSLLSTSTMMMLSGLMFIGASPSSVGGGIRTTTFFVIVAAVFAYMRGYKDVKVFNRELEEDDIKRAFIVFFVAIGLIFTAVLLLTAFEDIPFERLLFEVCSAFGTTGLSAGITETLSTASKIVLIITMIIGRIGLVNLLLLRKDDQPVRIRYPKEHVIVGQ; from the coding sequence ATGCTCTATATTCTTACGACCTTCCTGGCAGCAGTCCTGCTTCGCCTCCCTATCTTTCATAAGCCTGGAGTCAGCTTAACCTTCATTGACGCTTTGTTTACGGCAGCCAGCTCGGTCAGCGTGACAGGTCTCAGCGTGATTACCGTTCACGAGGTGTTCAACAATGCCGGTCTTATTCTTCTTACCGTCCTATTCCAAATAGGCGGCATCGGCATCATGACGCTCAGCACACTCTTCTGGCTTCTGTTCGGTCAGCGGATCGGCCTGGAGCAGCGCAAAGTCATTGCTACCGATCATAATCGTCCGGGACTGGCCGGCTTGGTTCAATTAATGCGAAGCATCCTGATGATTGCAGTCATTATTGAACTAATCGGAACGGTTCTGCTAGGAACCTATACATGGATGGCCGGCTATCATGAGCACTGGTACACTGCCTATTTCAACAGCTTCTTCACATCGGTCAGCGCGTTCACCAACGCCGGCTTCTTCCTGCAAAGCGATTCCATGATCAGCTATGCTGGCGACTACATTTATCAGCTTATCGTCATGCTTCTCATCATTAGCGGCGCAATCGGATTCCCCGTATTGCTCGAGCTGAAGCGCCGGCTGGTGAACCGGAAGCAGCGTCAGCATTTTTCGCTATTCACGAAAATCACGACCCTCACCTTCGGCGTATTGATCGTTGCGGGAGCGATCCTGTTCTATGTGTTCGAGCAGGGCGGGTTTCTGCAGGATAAATCATGGCATGAATCGTTCTTCTACTCTCTATTCCATTCCGTCTCGTCCCGCAGCGGCGGGTTATCGACGATGGATGTTTCCCTTCTCTCCACATCGACGATGATGATGCTGTCCGGATTGATGTTCATCGGGGCATCGCCAAGCAGTGTGGGCGGGGGAATACGCACGACTACATTCTTCGTGATTGTAGCAGCGGTGTTTGCTTATATGAGGGGATATAAGGACGTCAAAGTGTTCAACAGGGAACTGGAGGAGGACGACATCAAGCGAGCCTTCATCGTGTTCTTCGTTGCCATCGGACTTATTTTCACAGCGGTCCTTCTGCTTACGGCCTTTGAAGACATTCCGTTCGAGCGGCTGTTGTTCGAGGTTTGTTCCGCATTCGGAACGACAGGCCTCTCCGCAGGGATAACCGAAACTTTGAGTACAGCGAGCAAGATCGTACTTATTATCACGATGATTATCGGACGGATCGGACTCGTCAATCTGCTGCTTCTGAGAAAAGATGATCAGCCGGTACGTATCCGCTACCCGAAAGAGCATGTTATTGTCGGCCAATAA
- the mgrA gene encoding L-glyceraldehyde 3-phosphate reductase, translated as MVYLASKERYASMKYNRCGKSGLKLPAISLGLWHNFGGVDTYENGRAILHRAFDLGITHFDLANNYGPPAGSAEEMFGRMLAADFKPYRDEMIISSKAGFYMWPGPYGEWGSRKSLIASADQSLKRMGLDYVDIFYHHRPDPDTPLEETMGALDTIVRSGKALYAGISNYSAEQAAQAIAIAKELGTPILIHQPSYSMLNRWIEGGLQDVLDANGVGSIVFSPLAQGLLSDKYLNGIPGDSRAAKPTGFLQESAVTPEVVDKLRKLNDIAAERGQSLAQLALAWVLRGGRVTSALIGASRVSQVEDSVAALNNLAFSDDELSRIEAILK; from the coding sequence TTGGTATATTTGGCAAGCAAGGAGCGCTATGCTTCAATGAAGTATAACCGCTGCGGGAAATCAGGATTGAAGCTGCCGGCTATCTCACTTGGATTATGGCATAATTTCGGAGGCGTAGATACATACGAGAATGGCCGCGCGATTCTCCACCGCGCTTTCGATCTTGGCATTACGCACTTTGATCTGGCGAACAATTACGGACCGCCGGCAGGCTCGGCGGAAGAGATGTTCGGGCGCATGCTTGCGGCGGACTTCAAGCCGTACCGGGACGAAATGATCATCTCCTCCAAGGCGGGCTTCTATATGTGGCCGGGTCCATATGGCGAATGGGGCTCCCGCAAAAGTCTGATCGCTTCGGCGGATCAGAGCTTGAAACGGATGGGTCTGGATTACGTCGATATCTTCTACCATCACCGTCCGGATCCGGATACGCCGCTTGAAGAAACGATGGGCGCACTGGATACGATTGTCCGTTCGGGCAAAGCGCTGTATGCAGGGATATCCAATTACAGCGCGGAGCAAGCGGCTCAAGCGATCGCGATCGCCAAGGAGCTTGGCACGCCGATATTGATTCATCAGCCATCGTACAGCATGCTGAACCGCTGGATCGAAGGGGGCCTTCAGGATGTGCTGGATGCGAATGGCGTCGGCAGCATCGTATTCAGCCCATTGGCTCAGGGCTTGCTGTCCGATAAATACTTGAACGGCATTCCGGGCGATTCCAGAGCAGCGAAGCCTACCGGCTTCCTGCAGGAGAGCGCGGTAACGCCGGAAGTCGTCGACAAGCTCCGCAAGCTGAACGACATTGCGGCAGAGCGCGGCCAGTCCTTGGCCCAGTTGGCGCTGGCATGGGTTCTGCGCGGGGGACGCGTTACGTCGGCATTAATCGGCGCAAGCCGGGTCAGTCAAGTGGAGGACAGCGTTGCAGCATTGAATAACCTCGCATTCTCCGATGATGAGCTTTCGAGAATTGAGGCTATATTGAAGTAA
- a CDS encoding RluA family pseudouridine synthase, with the protein MADRQKSKKPVRDTGSRGTRSGGTAPRSETKSRRAPDRAHNVQGTKQRHRDQAKNGRERNPIPDKQFTVHEPAELLPFLLQNLSNMGRNSVKALLARGQVSVNEQAAVTAYNHPLQPGHTVTIRMDKTEAAPPMIGLTIMHEDEDLIVIQKDAGLLSIASSQEPELTAYRQLTDHVRRHHPSNRIFVVHRLDRDTSGVMMFAKSEEVQQKLQNGWKDLVNERKYVALVEGMVNKPEGTISSWLKESKTLKMYSSPYPNDGQHAVTHYKVIQASRSFSLLEVQLETGRKNQIRVHMQDMGHPIAGDKKYGSTSKPIGRLGLHARVLSFQHPVTGEPMRFETDIPKSFLAPFRTDTPDNSADRRNRNPAVK; encoded by the coding sequence ATGGCAGATCGACAAAAGAGTAAGAAGCCCGTAAGAGATACCGGGAGCCGCGGTACGAGAAGTGGAGGTACGGCGCCCCGTTCGGAAACCAAATCACGGCGTGCCCCTGACCGCGCCCACAACGTTCAAGGAACAAAGCAAAGACACCGCGACCAGGCAAAAAACGGCCGGGAACGCAATCCGATTCCGGACAAGCAATTCACGGTTCATGAACCGGCAGAGCTGCTGCCCTTCTTATTGCAGAATCTTTCCAATATGGGCCGCAATTCCGTTAAAGCCCTGCTGGCGCGAGGACAGGTCTCGGTCAATGAGCAAGCAGCGGTAACGGCCTATAATCATCCTCTTCAGCCCGGGCATACGGTAACGATCCGAATGGACAAGACTGAAGCTGCCCCGCCGATGATCGGACTTACGATTATGCATGAAGATGAAGATCTTATCGTCATTCAGAAGGATGCCGGATTGTTATCGATCGCTTCGTCCCAAGAGCCCGAATTGACCGCCTATCGGCAGCTTACGGACCATGTCCGAAGGCATCATCCTTCCAATCGGATATTTGTCGTGCATCGGCTGGACCGGGATACATCGGGGGTCATGATGTTCGCCAAGAGCGAGGAGGTGCAGCAGAAGCTGCAGAACGGCTGGAAGGATCTCGTTAACGAGCGGAAGTATGTCGCGCTTGTCGAGGGCATGGTCAACAAGCCTGAAGGCACCATATCCTCTTGGCTGAAAGAGAGCAAGACGCTGAAGATGTACTCGAGTCCTTATCCCAATGACGGACAGCATGCGGTGACACACTATAAAGTCATACAGGCAAGCCGGAGCTTCTCCTTGCTTGAAGTTCAGCTCGAGACAGGCCGGAAGAATCAAATACGCGTCCACATGCAGGATATGGGACATCCCATCGCAGGCGACAAGAAGTACGGCTCCACCTCCAAGCCCATTGGACGCCTGGGGCTTCATGCGCGCGTCTTGTCCTTTCAGCATCCCGTGACAGGAGAGCCGATGCGCTTCGAGACAGACATCCCCAAGTCGTTCCTTGCACCTTTTCGCACCGATACCCCCGATAATTCTGCTGACAGACGGAATAGGAATCCTGCGGTGAAGTGA
- a CDS encoding stalk domain-containing protein: protein MKLKLKQHMLLSVLAAGLVLAPLPGLPPYQASAAASTAASQSSAISVFVDGTKLILSPPPIVANGTTLVPMREIFTALNAKVSWEPQTKTIIASKGYTKISLQIGAKQAFKNGKAVKLDVPARQTNGATFVPLRFVAEALDAEVSIDTKTKIIRITSAEKLYAARAEAQRKAEESRKAAKQKLTTSELVELNDEKVVMITTNRGQGSGIVIGTNRILTNFHVIADAAEAMVLTIDGDSLEVEGVVAYDEESDLAIIQTKQEIGYDPVVLGSGYDVQKGDHVVAIGSPLGMQNTVSEGIISNIYYDAYQISVPIDHGSSGGALFNVYGELVGVTSSGSDISTADLNFAIPVDYVHSLLLDSMMEPSEKVAFLPSRLPDTLVGSSVDDIRKLMEGEFGIIPTSQGQTELKRWNVTRDAKSGLLITAVIDPSFYMLYGHFTADELRYWAVDAGAELRRMLPEDQIQLVVYYEQVFNFEPRGFKADEVTNLGDGTWRLRYPVIDMQEKDKMHVQVRA, encoded by the coding sequence GTGAAATTAAAGTTGAAGCAGCATATGCTGCTGTCCGTGCTCGCTGCCGGACTTGTACTAGCGCCCCTGCCGGGACTTCCGCCCTATCAAGCTTCAGCTGCCGCTAGCACCGCAGCATCGCAATCCTCCGCCATCTCGGTTTTCGTAGATGGGACGAAGCTAATCTTGTCTCCGCCGCCGATTGTGGCGAATGGGACGACGCTTGTTCCGATGCGGGAGATCTTTACCGCCTTGAATGCCAAGGTATCCTGGGAGCCGCAGACCAAGACCATTATTGCAAGCAAAGGCTATACGAAGATATCGCTGCAGATTGGTGCCAAGCAGGCGTTTAAGAACGGCAAGGCCGTGAAATTGGATGTGCCGGCAAGGCAAACGAATGGCGCTACCTTCGTACCGCTGCGCTTCGTAGCCGAAGCGCTGGACGCCGAAGTATCGATAGATACGAAGACGAAGATCATTCGAATCACCTCCGCAGAGAAGCTGTATGCTGCGCGGGCAGAGGCCCAGCGGAAGGCCGAAGAATCCCGGAAAGCGGCCAAGCAGAAGCTGACAACGAGCGAGCTCGTTGAGTTGAATGACGAGAAGGTTGTCATGATTACGACAAACCGCGGGCAGGGAAGCGGGATCGTCATCGGCACCAACAGGATCTTGACCAACTTTCATGTCATAGCCGATGCAGCCGAAGCGATGGTCCTCACCATTGATGGCGATTCACTAGAGGTGGAAGGCGTCGTTGCATACGACGAAGAATCCGACCTGGCCATTATCCAGACCAAGCAGGAGATCGGTTACGATCCGGTTGTGCTCGGAAGCGGATATGATGTACAGAAGGGCGATCATGTCGTGGCGATCGGCAGCCCGCTAGGTATGCAGAATACCGTATCCGAAGGTATTATAAGCAATATTTATTATGATGCTTACCAGATCAGCGTGCCGATCGACCACGGCAGCTCGGGCGGAGCGCTGTTCAACGTTTACGGCGAGCTGGTGGGCGTTACTTCTTCCGGAAGCGATATTTCTACCGCTGATTTGAATTTTGCCATCCCCGTGGATTACGTTCATTCGCTGTTACTTGACAGCATGATGGAGCCTTCGGAGAAAGTAGCGTTTCTGCCGAGCCGTCTGCCGGACACGCTTGTCGGATCCTCTGTGGACGATATCCGCAAGCTGATGGAGGGCGAATTCGGAATTATCCCGACATCGCAAGGACAGACGGAGCTGAAGCGCTGGAACGTCACGCGCGACGCGAAGAGCGGACTCCTGATTACAGCTGTTATCGATCCGTCATTTTATATGCTATATGGTCATTTTACGGCTGATGAGCTGCGCTATTGGGCTGTCGATGCGGGAGCCGAGCTTCGCCGCATGCTTCCCGAGGACCAGATTCAACTGGTCGTTTATTACGAGCAGGTATTCAACTTCGAGCCGCGCGGATTTAAAGCAGATGAGGTAACGAACCTGGGAGATGGAACGTGGCGTTTGCGCTACCCGGTCATCGACATGCAGGAGAAGGATAAGATGCACGTGCAGGTGCGTGCGTAA
- a CDS encoding VOC family protein encodes MAVRKLEHVGIMVKNIENSIAFYTEVVGLTHLYTMTHTNGVIRLAFLTGTDGQETEIELIEGFDGELAQEGICHHLAFTVDDVEEEFARIKGLPNVELKETEITTLPNGARYFFFYGPDGEFLEMFQPAPSK; translated from the coding sequence ATGGCGGTCCGCAAACTTGAGCATGTCGGCATTATGGTCAAAAATATCGAGAATTCCATTGCATTCTACACGGAGGTTGTCGGCCTGACGCACCTCTACACGATGACGCACACGAACGGCGTAATCCGTCTCGCCTTCTTGACAGGCACGGACGGGCAGGAAACCGAGATCGAACTAATCGAGGGCTTTGACGGAGAGCTCGCGCAAGAGGGGATCTGCCATCACTTGGCCTTCACCGTAGACGACGTTGAAGAAGAATTTGCGAGAATCAAGGGGCTGCCGAATGTAGAGCTCAAGGAAACGGAAATCACTACGCTGCCTAACGGCGCAAGGTATTTCTTCTTCTATGGCCCGGACGGCGAGTTTCTGGAGATGTTTCAGCCCGCGCCAAGCAAATAA